A window from Bufo bufo chromosome 1, aBufBuf1.1, whole genome shotgun sequence encodes these proteins:
- the LOC120988091 gene encoding olfactory receptor 1G1-like: protein MKIILQNCSTPGEFHLVAFSNYPHLQLVFFIGVFFMYFMCLLGNLIILILVCLASKLHTPMYFFLCNLSVLDIIYVSVISPKLMDIMITKDTSISNSQCFFQFFLYVFCVGSEFFLLTSMAYDRYVAICIPLHYILLMNTWICFLLALLSWNLGALKALVYILLISNLSISDSKKINHLFCHMMSVLKLSCTDSTHIKLLIMVNGITLGFICMILFFYSYIHIMSTILKIKTSSGRQRAFSRCSSHITIVLLFCLSSLILNMKAESEHSQEQDKLLSMIYISVVPMLNPLIYSLRNNDVIKALRNIIYSCCSI from the coding sequence ATGAAAATAATTTTGCAGAACTGTTCAACACCTGGAGAATTTCACTTGGTGGCCTTTTCTAACTATCCTCACCTTCAgcttgtattttttattggtgtattttttatgtattttatgtgtttACTAGGAAACCTCATTATTCTTATACTTGTATGTCTGGCTTCCAAACTCCATACTCCAATGTACTTCTTCTTGTGTAACCTGTCTGTACTGGACATCATCTATGTCTCTGTCATTTCACCAAAGCTGATGGACATTATGATAACGAAGGACACCAGCATATCTAATTCGCAATGCTTTTTTCAGTTCTTTCTTTATGTCTTCTGTGTTGGGTCTGAGTTTTTCCTCTTAACATCCATGgcttatgacagatatgtggcaATCTGTATTCCTCTACATTACATCCTTCTCATGAATACGTGGATATGTTTCTTACTAGCACTTCTGTCTTGGAATTTGGGTGCCTTAAAGGCCTTGGTGTACATACTGCTAATATCAAACTTATCAATCTCAGATTCCAAGAAGATCAATCATCTATTCTGTCATATGATGTCTGTCTTGAAGCTTTCTTGTACTGACAGTACACATATCAAACTTTTAATAATGGTGAATGGGATAACTTTAGGATTCATTTGCATGATACTATTTTTTTACTCTTATATACATATCATGTCTACTATCCTTAAGATCAAAACATCATCAGGAAGGCAAAGGGCCTTCTCCAGATGTTCCTCTCATATTACTATTGTACTCTTATTTTGCCTGTCATCGCTCATCTTGAACATGAAAGCAGAATCTGAACActcccaggagcaggacaagctgCTGTCCATGATTTATATTTCTGTAGTTCCAATGTTAAACCCACTGATATACAGTTTGAGGAATAACGATGTTATAAAAGCTCTAAGAAACATCATTTATAGTTGTTGTTCCATCTAG